TTGCCGACAGCGCGGGTATGGACGCAGCCGTAGTGCAAAAGCTGCTCGCCTCCGACGCCGATATCGAGGACATCACCCAACGCGACACTGCTTTTCGGCAAATGGGTGTCACGGGCGTGCCCTGCTTCATTGTTGCAGGCAAACACGCCGTGCCCGGATGCCAGCCCACCGGCATGTGGATCAAGGTGATTGACGAAATCACGGCTCAGCTAGAGGCAGATGGCGAGGTATAGTGCTTTTGCGTACCAGCTGCCTGTGGTAGCGCGCAGTCATGCAATCGTCTCCCGCCACGACCAACCAAACCCTAAGCCGCACAGAATTCGTGGCACTTATGGCCATGCTCGTGGCCACGATTGCCTATTCCATCGACGCCATGCTCCCCGCACTGCCCCAGATCGGTGCGGATCTATCGCCAAGTGATCCAAACCGCGCGCAACTGGTGGTGGGCAGCTTCATTCTGGGTCTAGGTCTGGGCACGTTTTTCGTGGGCGCGATATCGGACGCCTTCGGGCGCAAGCCCGTGCTGTTCTGGGGTGCAGTGATCTACGTCATCGGCGCGGCCTTGGCCACACTGACCCCTTCTATGGAGGCCCTCATCGCCGCGCGCATCCTTCAGGGCCTCGGCGCGTCTGCGGCGCGGATCGTGGCGCTGGCCATCATTCGAGACCTTTATAAAGGGCGTGAGATGGCCCGGCTTATGAGCTTTGTGATGCTGGTCTTTGCCCTCGTGCCAGCCGTTGCCCCTATGGCCGGAGCTGCCATTCTCAGCGTTACAGGATGGCGCGGGATTTTCGTTTCCTTCCTGGTTTTTGCCGCCATCACAACCCTCTGGACCAGCTTACGTCTCACAGAACCCCTACCACCAGAGCAGCGCAACAAATTCGAGTTGCGCACACTTCTGAGCGCCGCGAAAGAAGTTATCGCCCACCCGATGGTGCGCCTGTCCATCGCCGTGCAGACGCTCTGCTTCACAATGCTTTTCGCGTCGATCAGCTCGATCCAGCAGATCATGGACCAGAGCTTTGGCCGGGGATCGGAATTCCCCTATTGGTTCGCCCTAATTGCACTTGTGGCCGCCACTGGCAGCATCGTAAACGCCTCGCTGGTTCTCCGGCTCGGCATGAGAAAACTGATCCTCGTGGCACTTATTGGCCAGATTGTCGTGACCGTTCCAATCCTTGCGCTCTTTTTGCTCCAAAATAGCGCTGGGCCCGGGTTCTTTATCTATTTCCCATGGCAGGTCACTGTTTTCTTCATGATTGGCCTGACCTTGGGCAACCTCAACGCACTGGCGCTCGAACCGTTGGGCCATATCGCAGGAATGGCGGCCAGCATCACGACTGGGATTGCGACGGTGGGTTCCGTGGTGTTCTCTGTACCTATAGGTCTTGCATTCAACGGTACTCCGGTTCCTTTACTTGTCGGCGTTTTGATTTGTGCATGCGTCGCGTGCGCCCTGACACAGCGCATGCGCGGTCTGGAAAGAGGCAGTTCGACATAAAACAATTTTAGTATACCATCGCATACCGTCTAGCCAGAACGCTTCCAATAGGGTATCACGCGCACAAATCACGATTCCCGGGCTGGATGGGTCTTATGCGTTTTAGACCCGCCCAGCGCCACCGCTTCACATGCGTATGGCACCGGACCGCGCAATCGCTCGAAACAAATCAGATCAAGAGGGATCTCAGATGGCCAACACTCCCAATCCCGACATCATCTACACCAAGGTTGACGAAGCTCCCGAGCTTGCCAGCGCGTCGCTACTGCCCATTATCCAGCGCTTTGCCAAAGCCGCAGGTGTCAGTGTCGGTACCAAGGATATCTCGCTTGCCGGGCGCATTCTGGCGACTTTCCCGGATCACCTCAAAGAGGATCAACGCATTGCGGACGACCTCGCCGAGTTGGGGAAACTGGTCAAAACACCCGATGCC
This DNA window, taken from Roseovarius sp. S88, encodes the following:
- a CDS encoding multidrug effflux MFS transporter, which translates into the protein MQSSPATTNQTLSRTEFVALMAMLVATIAYSIDAMLPALPQIGADLSPSDPNRAQLVVGSFILGLGLGTFFVGAISDAFGRKPVLFWGAVIYVIGAALATLTPSMEALIAARILQGLGASAARIVALAIIRDLYKGREMARLMSFVMLVFALVPAVAPMAGAAILSVTGWRGIFVSFLVFAAITTLWTSLRLTEPLPPEQRNKFELRTLLSAAKEVIAHPMVRLSIAVQTLCFTMLFASISSIQQIMDQSFGRGSEFPYWFALIALVAATGSIVNASLVLRLGMRKLILVALIGQIVVTVPILALFLLQNSAGPGFFIYFPWQVTVFFMIGLTLGNLNALALEPLGHIAGMAASITTGIATVGSVVFSVPIGLAFNGTPVPLLVGVLICACVACALTQRMRGLERGSST